aagaaaggaaagtttgAAAAGTCAGAAGATGTAGAGGATTTTGCAGATAAAAGACTATGAATTTCAGAGACttcttgtgttttttaaaaatccatatcaACACGTTCTGTGAAGTTTCAGAAAGGATGTAAAAGAAACTATTAACATCCTGGAATGACCTGACCTGGAATGTCAACCCAGAGTCCATGAAATTTAAATCCCGACTGCCCCCAGTGAGTAGGAGAGAAGGAATGAGCCTGTAGGGCACCCTGTTGAGGGGATGCCCCTAGGGGGTGGGAAGAAATCACAGATGCTCCTTACAGGCCCTCCTACACTGAGAGTCTAGGACTCTCCAGTGAATTTGGCCAGTGAATCtggctgtctttttatttttgataagcCCCTTCCCACTGCTGGGCCTCAATTGCCATATATGTGAAGTGAGGAGTTTGGACAGTGTTTTTTCTCTTGGCCTCCTTCTAGTTCTGATAATCTGCGAATCTTCTGGAAGCCAGTTCTGGATCCAGTCCTGTGTTGGAGAAAGGAGACCAGAGAGGCACAGAACAGGCACGAGAATGCAACAGCATCACCTGCTGGTAGCATGGCCCAGTACTCTCACCTACACagaaagcatcttttttttttttttttttttgagacagagtctcgctctgttgcccaggctagagtgctgctcacagcaacctcaaactcctgggctcaagcgatcctcctgcctcagcctcccgagtagctgggactacaggtgctcaccaccacacctggctaattttgtttgtttgtttctgtttttaatagagacggggtctcactcttgctcaggctagtctcgaactcctgacctcaagtgatcctcctgccttggcctcccagagtgctaggattacaggtgcagaCACAGCATCTTTGCTTTCCTAGTTACACACAGACCCCAGGCAAGAAAACCCGGAACCATTTACACATGCAGTCACCTACAACCCTTCCCTGCGTCACAATATCATATCATACTGGTCACAATATCATATCATACTGTACTCATACCACCTCATAAACACAGTGTCCCACAATCACCATCTCACAAAATCTCAGTCCAGAGACCTTTGCCTACCTTGAGCAGGTGAGGCAACTGCTGAGTAGCCAGTTCCTTAAACTCGTTGATGCTGAGGCTGCCCTTCCGGCCCTCCTGCCCTGCAAAGGTGAAGAAGGTGGTGACTACTGTCTCGATGGCCACCTCCAGCTCAGTCAATGGCTCCGCTGCCGCCATTAGGACCCTGGTGCTGGAGCTGATGTCCTCTCAAGGCTGACCTGTGGGACAGGGAAGGACCAGAGAGGGAGTGTCAGGGAGTAGGGATGCAGGAACAGGCCAGAAGTTCCCTGCCTTGGAGGTGCCACCTCAGGCCTCTGCCTGGTGGGCACcatggagacagagggagggcaCAGGGGCTGAGCTTGGGGCAAGGGACCAGACAACAGCTTCTCAGTTTAGGTGGGAGCGGGGGGTTCAGTTCCAGAAACCTCTTCTGTACGTCTCACAGTCTGGGGGTCCTTTTCAAGTGTCTGTGTCTTAGGGACCCCTCTGTGGTCGTCCCTCAATCTCGAGACTCCTCTGGGAGGAGATTTCAATCTGGGGGTCCTTCTCTGGAGTCCTTTTCAGTCTGGCAGCCCCTCCATGGGGTATCTGTACAAAGGGCCCCTTCTTGTTGTCTCACCCAGCCTCACAGGGTCATGAGGTTGTTTGTCTCCAAAGAGTGTTTATGTT
Above is a window of Lemur catta isolate mLemCat1 chromosome 3, mLemCat1.pri, whole genome shotgun sequence DNA encoding:
- the S100A13 gene encoding protein S100-A13 codes for the protein MAAAEPLTELEVAIETVVTTFFTFAGQEGRKGSLSINEFKELATQQLPHLLKDVGSLDEKMKSLDVNQDSELKFNEYWRLIGELAKEIRKEKALEIRKK